The genomic DNA CGCTCGTGCATGGGCACACAGTCGAGCGCCCGGAGACGGTTGCTACAGCTATTCGCATAGGCAATCCAGTGCGCTGGCGAGAGGCGGAAGCAGCGCTACGCGAAAGCAATGGTCACATCACCGACGTGAGCGACGATGCCATCCTCGAGTGGCAAGCGAAAATAGCAAACCTGGAGGGCGTCTTTGTTGAGCCAGCATGCGCCGCGAGCGTAGCCGCGATCGCCAAGGGACGCAAAGAGGGATGGTTGCACATGGAAGGTCAGCGTGTGGTGTGCGTGATGACCGGCCATGGCTTGAAGGACCCCGACACCGTGCTTGCCAACGCGCAACCGCCAAAGACTATTCCAGCACGAGTGGAGTCGCTGCTCAACATCCTCGAGTGAGTACATGAGGCACATCATCACCTTGCGCGTGCCCGCCACGAGCGCGAACCTTGGTCCCGGCTTCGACAGCATGGGGCTAGCACTCGATCTCTGGAACACCTTCTCG from Candidatus Kryptonium sp. includes the following:
- a CDS encoding homoserine kinase, encoding MRHIITLRVPATSANLGPGFDSMGLALDLWNTFS
- a CDS encoding pyridoxal-phosphate dependent enzyme — protein: AGNITAYWMGFSEYYADGLIRRRPRLLGAQASGAAPLVHGHTVERPETVATAIRIGNPVRWREAEAALRESNGHITDVSDDAILEWQAKIANLEGVFVEPACAASVAAIAKGRKEGWLHMEGQRVVCVMTGHGLKDPDTVLANAQPPKTIPARVESLLNILE